From the genome of Triticum aestivum cultivar Chinese Spring chromosome 3B, IWGSC CS RefSeq v2.1, whole genome shotgun sequence, one region includes:
- the LOC123065795 gene encoding uncharacterized protein: MGNCFKLQRASESWVDDDEWEVDVVEGKTAAGENEKTERVEVKIRVTKRQVQELLQQAARDGKGKRSTEKVLTDLINSGTVCYHDDHETRGHWRPSLQSITEAEEP; this comes from the coding sequence ATGGGGAACTGCTTCAAGCTGCAGCGCGCCTCCGAGTCGTGGGTCGACGACGACGAGTGGGAGGTGGACGTGGTGGAGGGGAAGACGGCGGCTGGCGAGAACGAGAAGACGGAGCGGGTGGAAGTGAAGATCAGGGTGACCAAGAGGCAGGTCCAGGAGTTGCTGCAGCAGGCTGCCCGGGACGGCAAGGGGAAGAGGTCGACGGAGAAGGTGCTGACGGATCTGATCAACTCCGGCACGGTGTGCTACCACGACGATCACGAGACGAGGGGGCACTGGAGGCCGTCGCTGCAGAGCATCACCGAAGCCGAGGAGCCTTGA